Below is a genomic region from Fusarium oxysporum Fo47 chromosome XI, complete sequence.
TCAGACGCCTTGCCATTGGGCCACGCGACCTTGTCTTTGCTGACTAATACTCAAGCAGCTGATAAACGCGTCCAGAAACCGAACTTCGGATCACATCGTCAATTTATGAGCCACATTGACATTGTATTTTCAATTAAAGAATTCTTGGAAAGCTGCGCTTATCTGAATATCACTTTTCGGTGTTGAAATAAAGCAAGGTCTCTCTAAGTTAAGATGCACTATCATTTCCAGCGTGTTGGTAACCATGACTCACCTTCAATTCCCCGTGTTCAGTCAACTTCCTTTATGACGATGCTCTACAATCACGCTCTTGGCATGGTGTTACATTCAAACTCGATACGCAATTAAACAGATGAACTTATTCAGCATGACTAAATACTTTCCTTGAAAACCTGCGACTTCGTTTATCTCCAGAATTAACAGCTTTGTTCTTCACGTCTCGGTGCTGCAGCTACCCTATAACTCACGGGTACGATTTTGGCGACCAACGACGATATAGCAAACTCCGCTGACCGATCGAGCCAATGACGTATCCGATACGACCCGGGGACGAACTGCCGATAATTGTGTCCGGCTGGCGGAAATCCTTAACTTCCGGGATGTGGAGTATCTTCCGACCTCTCAAAACCCGGGTCCCGAACTTCAAATCACACCGTCCCCACAAACACGACGTATTGAAACGCGGGGTTTAGAAATGATAAATTGCTTGAGGCGGAACTGAATTGGAGGCTAGAACTCATTATACAATTATTTGTCATTTATTCCCATATCCATACTCATTATGGCGGCTCCTGTTAATCTGAAAGATCTCACTATTGATAACATTACCGAGAATGTTCACGCCATCAACTCTCAGTGCAGTAATCTGCGCCTGAAGTATATCCTTGAACGAGTTGTCACACATTTGCATGACTTGGCGAGAGAAACAAGACTCACTACAGACGAATGGATGACAGCTATCCAATTCCTGACACAAGTTGGTCAGATCTGCACCGATGTCCGACAGGAGTTTATTTTACTATCCGATGTCCTGGGCCTTTCACTTTTGGTTGACTCAATTGACCACCCGAAGCCGAAGGGCAGCACTGAAGGCACAGTTTTGGGACCTTTCCATACACATGAGGCCGAGCATGTAAAAGAGGGAAGTCTGATCTCCCAAGATACAGATGGCGAAcctcttcttgttctatGTACCCTCAAGGATGTCAATGGTTCACCAATTCCTGGAGCCAAGATTGACGTCTGGGAGACTGATTCTAAGGGGTTCTACGATGTTCAGCACGCTGACCGGACTGGCCCGGATGGAAGAGCTGTGCTGACGAGTGACGATAATGGAGACTTTTGGTTCAAGGCTATTGTACCTGTGCCATATCCTATTCCTCATGACGGACCCGTCGGAAAGT
It encodes:
- a CDS encoding Intradiol ring-cleavage dioxygenase, with the translated sequence MAAPVNLKDLTIDNITENVHAINSQCSNLRLKYILERVVTHLHDLARETRLTTDEWMTAIQFLTQVGQICTDVRQEFILLSDVLGLSLLVDSIDHPKPKGSTEGTVLGPFHTHEAEHVKEGSLISQDTDGEPLLVLCTLKDVNGSPIPGAKIDVWETDSKGFYDVQHADRTGPDGRAVLTSDDNGDFWFKAIVPVPYPIPHDGPVGKLLKVLGRHCYRPSHMHFMFKKDGYDPLITALYLKNDPYETTDAVFGVKDSLIVNIKKVEDEEMAKNYGVKIGSALMTYDFVLVSDEAAAKLRREKAEEAMAKLGRNFRFIDDLPVPDVD